The following coding sequences are from one Streptomyces sp. NBC_01485 window:
- a CDS encoding GTP-binding protein — protein MTPTEPLVRTSAGRGAVRPPLPVKLVIAGGFGVGKTTAVGSISEIEPLTTEAAITEVAAGVDDLSHTPRKTTTTVAMDFGCITIDPTLKLYLFGTPGQERFGFMWDDIVEGAIGGLVIVDTRRLDDCYAAVDYFEHKQIPFAVAVNAFDGQVAHTLDEVRWALDVSEGVPLLVFDARERGSVRDALLVVLEQALARSEG, from the coding sequence GTGACACCGACCGAACCGCTGGTCCGCACCTCGGCCGGCCGGGGCGCCGTACGGCCGCCGCTGCCGGTGAAACTGGTCATCGCGGGCGGCTTCGGCGTGGGCAAGACCACCGCCGTCGGCTCGATCTCCGAGATCGAGCCGCTCACCACCGAGGCCGCCATCACCGAGGTCGCGGCGGGTGTGGACGACCTCAGCCACACCCCGCGCAAGACCACCACCACGGTCGCGATGGACTTCGGCTGCATCACCATCGACCCGACCCTGAAGCTGTACCTGTTCGGCACGCCCGGGCAGGAACGGTTCGGGTTCATGTGGGACGACATCGTGGAGGGCGCGATCGGCGGGCTGGTCATCGTCGACACCCGCCGGCTCGACGACTGCTACGCCGCCGTCGACTACTTCGAGCACAAGCAGATCCCGTTCGCCGTCGCCGTGAACGCCTTCGACGGCCAGGTCGCGCACACGCTGGACGAGGTCCGCTGGGCCCTCGACGTGTCGGAGGGCGTCCCGCTGCTGGTCTTCGACGCCCGCGAGCGCGGCTCGGTGCGCGACGCCCTGCTCGTCGTACTGGAACAGGCGCTGGCCCGTTCGGAGGGCTGA
- a CDS encoding roadblock/LC7 domain-containing protein, translated as MSTSTGETPAGDAKPTDLRAAAADFTWLLNRFATETAGVVDAIAVSSDGLLIAVSELREHADSERLAAIVSGITSLAAGASGNYGLGGLNKVIIDLEGGHVLVSAIGSGAVLGVVTDKEAKLGNIAYEMTVFANRAGTALSPQLVLELKNSVGVTRTR; from the coding sequence GTGAGCACGTCGACAGGTGAGACTCCCGCCGGAGACGCCAAGCCGACCGATCTGCGGGCCGCCGCAGCCGACTTCACCTGGCTGCTCAACCGTTTCGCCACCGAGACCGCGGGGGTCGTGGACGCCATCGCGGTGTCCTCCGACGGGCTGCTGATCGCCGTGTCGGAGCTGCGCGAGCACGCCGACTCCGAACGGCTGGCGGCGATCGTCTCGGGCATCACCAGCCTGGCCGCGGGGGCCTCGGGCAACTACGGTCTGGGCGGCCTGAACAAGGTCATCATCGACCTGGAGGGCGGCCATGTCCTGGTCTCCGCGATCGGCAGCGGCGCCGTCCTCGGCGTGGTCACCGACAAGGAGGCCAAGCTGGGCAACATCGCCTACGAGATGACGGTGTTCGCCAACCGCGCCGGCACGGCGCTCAGCCCGCAGCTCGTCCTGGAACTGAAGAACAGCGTCGGCGTCACGCGTACGCGCTGA